The DNA sequence CGGTCGAGGACACCGTCGCCGCGGGAGATCGAGTCGTCACCCGGTGGGCCGCGCGGGGAACGCACTCGGGACCGCTGATGGGCATCCCGCCCACGAACAAACCGGCGGCGTGGGTCTCCATTCACATCAACCGCGTCGTCGACGGGCAGATCCAGGAAGACTGGCACGCCTCGGATCTGCTCGGCGTGCTGCGACAGCTGGGAATCTTCCCTCCGCCCGCCCCGACGCGGTGACGTCCCGCACGGTCGGCGGGCGAAGGGGACTCGCGGCGACCGGCGACTATGCCGCGCCATGCTTCCC is a window from the bacterium genome containing:
- a CDS encoding ester cyclase, with translation MSADANTAVVMRWIEEAVNKGNLAVADEIVAADCIEHVPGPGLAPGREGAKQRVAGFRAAFPDLRVTVEDTVAAGDRVVTRWAARGTHSGPLMGIPPTNKPAAWVSIHINRVVDGQIQEDWHASDLLGVLRQLGIFPPPAPTR